The nucleotide sequence AAACTTTGCGTGGGCGCCGAGAAGGTCGAGGACCTGATCGCGTGGCAGGCCAGCCGCTACGGCAAGGGCCCGGCGATGCATGTCACGCGGATGTGGCCGAAACGCGCGGATGAGATCCTGAACGGCGGCTCGCTCTACTGGGTGTTCAAGGGGGCCGTGCTGGCGCGACAACGCGTGCTGGAACTGTCGGAAGTGATGGGCGCAGACGGGATCGCCCGTTGCGCGATCGTGCTCGACCGGGAGGTGGTGCGCACCGAGGCACTGATGCGCCGTCCGTTTCAGGGCTGGCGCTATCTCAAACCCGAGGACGCGCCGCGCGATCTGCCCCAAGGGCGTGCCCGAGAGGACGCCCTGCCCCGCGAGCTTGCCGTGGCGCTCGCCGAGATCGGTCTGCGTTAAGAGGCAAGCCAGCTTTCTGCGGCTTCTCGTGCGGTGAAAATGCGCAGACCGTCGCCCTCGCCCTGCATCGTCGCCTCGTCGCGCATGTCTTCCGGCACGACCAGCGCGCAGCGTTGTGCCTGCCCGTCGCGGCACGCGCGGCGCATCCCGCCTACAAGCTCGGCCATATAGCCATCGAAGCGCGGCGCAACCTCAACCAGCAGGCTTTCGGTTGGCGCGACCATGCGCAATGCCTCGGTCACATCGCGCGCCAGAACCGTGCCGGAGACATCGAGTCCCGCGACGCCCGCAGGGCTGTTGTCCATCTTCTCGATCATCGGCCCTCTCCTTCAACAGAT is from Thioclava nitratireducens and encodes:
- a CDS encoding DUF1489 family protein, which translates into the protein MGKNDTVNLIKLCVGAEKVEDLIAWQASRYGKGPAMHVTRMWPKRADEILNGGSLYWVFKGAVLARQRVLELSEVMGADGIARCAIVLDREVVRTEALMRRPFQGWRYLKPEDAPRDLPQGRAREDALPRELAVALAEIGLR